The stretch of DNA GGCAGACAGCAAAGAAGGACCGCAAGCCCAGGGGCCAGAGCAAGAAAGGACAGGGCTCTGAAGAGTCTGAAGAGTAAGCAGCAGTGGGATGGGTCAGGAGGCTGTTGGGGGTCAGGGCCCTCTGGGGGCTGGCGCCGACCCTGACCCCCACCCTTTCCTTCTTCAGTCACTTCCCGCTTCTTCCTCGGAaaccctccttccccttccagtGGGCCTGGGAGAGCATCGCCACAGATGTCCGGGCTGTGCTTCAGCCAAGCTCCCCAACCCCTGGCCACCAAGCCCTGCCCATGCCCTCCTCGTTCTCCCAGCGTCAGTCCAGGCGCAAGTCCACGGCCAACCTCCCAGAGGCCCATGGCTGCTGCTGGAAGACAGAGGCGCAAAACCTGAAGGCGAGACAGCAGCTGGGAGCCTGGGGCGGTGTCTCCATCCCTACTGGCAAAGGGGAGCTAGGATCAGAGCCCCCCAGTGGtctccagctgcctgggaggaggCCAGGATCAGGATCGGCGTCCGACAAGCAGGTCCAGCTGCAAAGCCTGGGTGCTGAGGAGGCCGAGAGGGGTCTGAGTTCTGGGGTGCTGCCCCAGCGCCCCAGGAGGGGGTCGATCTCAGAGGAGGAGCAATTTTCAGAGGCcacagaggaggctgaggagggagagcaCAGGACTCCCTGCAGAAGGAGGGCTGGTTGTCAGAGAAAGGGGCAGATTTCTGGAGAGGAAGCCTCCGATGAGGGAGAAgtgcagggccagagccaggggaGCAGCCCCAGCTTCAACAACCTCCGAAGGCGACAATGGAGGAAGACAAGGGCCAAGGAGCTGCAGGGGCCATGGGACCTGGAGAAGCTGCACAGGCAGCTACAGAGAGACCTGGACTGTGGTGAGCGTGGGGCTCAGAGCCTGGATTCCCCCGAAGCTACACCGCAGGGAACAGGGAGCAGTCAGGGAGGCAGGGGCTCAGGCAGGCTGGGCTGTGCTCTGGGTGCTGGGGGGCGTTGCCTGGTGGGCTGAGAGGGAGAGGGCAGCCCCTGACTTGGTCCCACTGTGGGCAGGCCCCCAAAAGCTGCCCTGGAAGACTTTGAGGGCTGCCTTCCAGGCCTCCAAGCGGAATGGAAAGGCCTATGCCTCGGGATACGATGAAACTTTCGTGTCTGCCAACCTCCCTAATCGCACCTTCCACAAACGACAGGAAGCCACCAGGtaagagggaagagaagggagtggGAGCCCAGAATGAGAAGTAGAGATGGAGCCACTTCTCCAAGAGATGCTTAGGCATTTgaactctcattcatttctttatttatccattcaccaaacTTTTggatcatccatccatccatccatccatccatccatccatccatccacccatccatccatctatccaactACTGATAACATCCACTCAACCATTCATCCATCTCTCTCAATACCTGGCCAATTATCTATTGATACAACCACTTTTATTTCCCATCTTTTgttccatccatccattaaaTTATTAACTAAGTGATTAATGCAACGTTTATTATCTACTCATGGGCCCTTAGGATATAACTATTAAAAGACTtggaattagctgggcatggtgacacgtgcttgtagtcccagctactcaggaggctg from Homo sapiens chromosome 11, GRCh38.p14 Primary Assembly encodes:
- the TSGA10IP gene encoding testis-specific protein 10-interacting protein isoform c (isoform c is encoded by transcript variant 4), yielding MPSSFSQRQSRRKSTANLPEAHGCCWKTEAQNLKARQQLGAWGGVSIPTGKGELGSEPPSGLQLPGRRPGSGSASDKQVQLQSLGAEEAERGLSSGVLPQRPRRGSISEEEQFSEATEEAEEGEHRTPCRRRAGCQRKGQISGEEASDEGEVQGQSQGSSPSFNNLRRRQWRKTRAKELQGPWDLEKLHRQLQRDLDCGPQKLPWKTLRAAFQASKRNGKAYASGYDETFVSANLPNRTFHKRQEATRSLLQAWERQRQEERQQAELRRARTQHVQRQVAHCLAAYAPRGSRGPGAAQRKLEELRRQERQRFAEYQAELQGIQHRVQARPFLFQQAMQANARLTVTRRFSQVLSALGLDEEQLLSEAGKVDREGTPRKPRSHRSMGVRMEHSPQRPPRTEPTGSQPDRHYNPSLDPECSP
- the TSGA10IP gene encoding testis-specific protein 10-interacting protein isoform b (isoform b is encoded by transcript variant 2), translating into MGQDTDMLNTYQQLVRTPSVRPGQDVRLQAPGTRTGLLKLLSTVSQDKQGCLGSGDGVPNQDLQQRSQSSRQTAKKDRKPRGQSKKGQGSEESEDHFPLLPRKPSFPFQWAWESIATDVRAVLQPSSPTPGHQALPMPSSFSQRQSRRKSTANLPEAHGCCWKTEAQNLKARQQLGAWGGVSIPTGKGELGSEPPSGLQLPGRRPGSGSASDKQVQLQSLGAEEAERGLSSGVLPQRPRRGSISEEEQFSEATEEAEEGEHRTPCRRRAGCQRKGQISGEEASDEGEVQGQSQGSSPSFNNLRRRQWRKTRAKELQGPWDLEKLHRQLQRDLDCGPQKLPWKTLRAAFQASKRNGKAYASGYDETFVSANLPNRTFHKRQEATRSLLQAWERQRQEERQQAELRRARTQHVQRQVAHCLAAYAPRGSRGPGAAQRKLEELRRQERQRFAEYQAELQGIQHRVQARPFLFQQAMQANARLTVTRRFSQVLSALGLDEEQLLSEAGKVDREGTPRKPRSHRSMGVRMEHSPQRPPRTEPTGSQPDRHYNPSLDPECSP
- the TSGA10IP gene encoding testis-specific protein 10-interacting protein isoform a (isoform a is encoded by transcript variant 1), which produces MGQDTDMLNTYQQLVRTPSVRPGQDVRLQAPGTRTGLLKLLSTVSQDKQGCLGSGDGVPNQDLQQRSQSSRQTAKKDRKPRGQSKKGQGSEESEDHFPLLPRKPSFPFQWAWESIATDVRAVLQPSSPTPGHQALPMPSSFSQRQSRRKSTANLPEAHGCCWKTEAQNLKARQQLGAWGGVSIPTGKGELGSEPPSGLQLPGRRPGSGSASDKQVQLQSLGAEEAERGLSSGVLPQRPRRGSISEEEQFSEATEEAEEGEHRTPCRRRAGCQRKGQISGEEASDEGEVQGQSQGSSPSFNNLRRRQWRKTRAKELQGPWDLEKLHRQLQRDLDCGPQKLPWKTLRAAFQASKRNGKAYASGYDETFVSANLPNRTFHKRQEATRSLLQAWERQRQEERQQAELRRARTQHVQRQVAHCLAAYAPRGSRGPGAAQRKLEELRRQERQRFAEYQAELQGIQHRVQARPFLFQQAMQPWCRAGSRLLSPQANARLTVTRRFSQVLSALGLDEEQLLSEAGKVDREGTPRKPRSHRSMGVRMEHSPQRPPRTEPTGSQPDRHYNPSLDPECSP